The Fusarium oxysporum Fo47 chromosome II, complete sequence genome includes a region encoding these proteins:
- a CDS encoding Mss4-like protein: protein MGADDDEKHMQGHKHEFAHDNHDDWETQPPYTRPDEATEKRENFEKKVHGSCHCGRVQYWLNSDKPLASKYCHCIDCKKIHGAPFQWAAIFKKTDLSFENGVKNLRFYKTSSKKNEHVLPCKVGCAECGSWIMDEGRNMVLLFPTLLNLDTPQLRENFQPQSRCHIFYTQRVVDIPDGKDKWTKLDKDSELMKDVKDEGLRMKTSRL from the exons ATGGGCGCtgacgacgacgagaagCATATGCAAGGGCACAAGCACGAATTCGCCCATGACAACCATGATGATTGGGAAACTCAACCTCCCTACACAAGACCTGATGAAGCTACTGAGAAGCGAGAGAACTTTGAAAAGAAAGTTCATGGCTCGTGCCACTGCGGTCGAGTGCAGTATTGGCTGAACAGCGACAAGCCTCTTGCGTCTAAGTACTGCCATTGTATAGACTGCAAGAAGATCCACG GTGCCCCTTTCCAATGGGCGGCTATCTTCAAAAAGACAGACCTCTCCTTCGAGAACGGTGTCAAGAACCTTCGCTTCTACAAGACTTCGTCCAAGAAGAATGAGCATGTTCTTCCCTGCAAGGTCGGCTGTGCTGAGTGCGGAAGCTGGATTATGGATGAGGGACGAAACATGGTCCTTTTGTTCCCTACACTCTTGAACCTGGACACGCCTCAGCTACGAGAGAACTTCCAGCCACA GTCAAGGTGCCACATCTTCTACACTCAGAGAGTGGTTGACATTCCCGATGGGAAAGACAAGTGGACCAAGCTCGATAAGGACAGCGAGCTTATGAAGGACGTGAA AGACGAAGGGTTGCGTATGAAGACATCGCGACTATGA
- a CDS encoding glycoside hydrolase superfamily, which translates to MIVPHTDPASKPKPYKRIIFYHQTHYKDDKYISLQPSILPATGVTHVIIAAIHLNTPERITLNDDLYDADKFIPLWDEVRQLQEAGVKVLGMLGGAAQGSYTKMDGSLEGFHRWYQPLRKMIAWARFDGLDLDIEEAMSLGGVVRLIDHLKTDFGQSFLITLAPVAPALLNRQNLGGFNMEELEKGLGSRIAWYNTQFYCGWGDMSKTHDYDTIIARGWPQEKVVIGLVTSPANCSGHIKEAKLRACLKELVSRYPRIGGIMGWEYYNSVTEASPQIGEPWKWAEMINDMLNGA; encoded by the coding sequence ATGATCGTTCCTCACACTGATCCTGCTTCGAAGCCGAAGCCTTACAAGAGAATCATATTTTACCATCAGACGCATTACAAAGACGATAAATACATCTCACTTCAACCTTCAATTCTCCCAGCCACCGGAGTCACACACGTCATTATCGCGGCTATCCACCTCAACACGCCTGAGCGCATCACCCTCAATGATGATCTATATGATGCAGACAAGTTTATTCCCCTCTGGGATGAAGTCCGTCAACTTCAAGAAGCCGGTGTAAAAGTCCTCGGCATGCTTGGAGGCGCAGCTCAAGGGTCATACACCAAAATGGACGGGTCGCTGGAGGGTTTTCACAGATGGTATCAACCTCTGCGCAAGATGATCGCGTGGGCGCGTTTCGACGGACTAGACCTCGATATTGAAGAGGCCATGTCGCTTGGAGGCGTTGTCCGTCTgattgatcacctcaagaCAGACTTTGGACAATCCTTCCTCATCACCCTCGCGCCCGTCGCACCAGCTTTGCTTAACAGGCAGAATCTCGGAGGCTTCAACATGGAAGAGCTCGAAAAGGGACTTGGCTCGCGAATCGCGTGGTACAACACGCAATTCTACTGCGGCTGGGGTGACATGAGCAAAACACACGACTACGACACGATAATTGCGCGCGGCTGGCCGCAGGAAAAAGTCGTCATCGGGCTAGTAACAAGCCCGGCAAATTGCTCCGGACACATAAAAGAAGCAAAGCTGCGCGCGTGTCTCAAAGAGTTGGTGAGCAGGTACCCGAGGATCGGAGGAATAATGGGCTGGGAGTATTACAATAGTGTCACGGAGGCAAGCCCTCAGATCGGGGAGCCGTGGAAGTGGGCCGAGATGATCAATGACATGTTGAATGGTGCATAG
- a CDS encoding pyridoxal phosphate-dependent transferase, translating to MLTKTILFGISAASAVNAFQYGYNHVTVRKDIPLVAANFKDVDIDLYSPAFLDPESRHSGFKNGTQGPTSHEDMANFTSEELRSFPFVKLSSSKGPKTTDKVRVWVQGAVHGNEPAGDQSLLALLGKFDKDPKWASKILKNLDIVILPRYNPDGVYYFQRVLATNFDPNRDHTKLARQQTRSIKQLFNEFAPHVAIDMHEYGSSSRYGNYVQASDGLFSAAKNLNINKNIRELSEKLFAKNIGDAMVKAGLRWEPYVTGRTSTDPDYVPKFDEAGSDAKIGRNAMGLTQSITFLIEMRGIGLADQEFQRRTAAGLTMASSIIETASNNAQKVFKTVEGGIKDFIKSKEPIVITDSTKYSTRMFQMIDYTNGSIVKVPVQFASTTPTTANLTRSRPESYLIPVAWADIAKRLEVSGLEVETLSKPWSGTVEALNVTSSELSSSYYEGAVLATVTTETKKRQLTLPAGSFLVSTRQKNAGLALNALEPENIDSYASFNIIPLEVGDEYPIFRNYAKYIVDVPFPLRPSSHNGNSNLKIFVGYRFRGVLGRHSVSFADPHLASTTLHQAKILLFQIQKADGDDAAVQQLKKPLSSFSRAGVSTLHAKINSPPPRIVKSQGCWLETEQGHRILDASSGAAVVSIGHNESRVKTAISSQLDQVAYCYNPFFTTEAAEKISSFLTESTNGAMSKVFIVSSGTEAVEAALKIARQYFTELPTPQPSRTKFIARKQSYHGNTLGSLAVGGHKARRGVYEPILATNVSHVSPCYPYREMKADETEQQYAQRLAKELDDEFQRLGPDTVCAFIAETVSGTSLGCAPPVPGYFKAIKEVCDRHGALLIMDEVMSGMGRTGTLHAWEQEGVVPDLQTVAKGLGAGYMPVGALLVGNKVADALANGSGAFSHSQTYQGHPVACAAAYAVQTVMKEDNMLQNVQDTGKVLGEKLKERLAGHKNVGDVRGRGLYWGLEFVRNKETKEPFDLSEQIAGKLHKAGLGTDHGISLIPSTGCLDGVQGDMAIVSPPFTITKEEIELLVDKVEKVVTSVLGA from the exons ATGTTGACAAAGACAATCTTGTTCGGTATCTCGGCCGCATCTGCCGTCAATGCCTTTCAATATGGCTACAACCACGTAACCGTACGGAAAGACATCCCCTTGGTAGCAGCAAATTTCAAAGATGTCGATATCGATCTGTATTCGCCAGCCTTCCTCGACCCTGAGAGCCGACATTCAGGTTTCAAGAATGGAACTCAAGGGCCGACCTCTCACGAAGACATGG CAAACTTTACATCCGAAGAACTGAGATCATTCCCATTTGTCAAGCTCTCATCTTCAAAGGGTCCAAAGACTACAGACAAGGTCCGAGTTTGGGTTCAAGGCGCTGTACATGGCAACGAGCCAGCTGGTGATCAATCCCTCCTCGCTCTGCTCGGCAAATTCGACAAAGACCCCAAATGGGCCTCAAAGAttctcaagaaccttgataTCGTCATCTTACCTCGGTACAACCCCGACGGTGTTTACTATTTCCAGCGTGTGCTCGCAACGAATTTCGATCCTAACCGTGATCATACTAAGCTTGCACGACAGCAGACTCGTAGTATCAAGCAGCTTTTTAACGAGTTTGCTCCGCATGTTGCCATTGATATGCATGAGTATGGTTCATCAAGTCGATATGGTAACTATGTTCAAGCTTCTGATGGTTTGTTCTCTGCTGCGAAGAACctgaacatcaacaagaataTTCGAGAACTCTCTGAGAAGCTGTTTGCCAAGAACATTGGTGATGCTATGGTCAAGGCTGGGTTGAGATGGGAGCCGTATGTGACTGGTAGAACTAGCACTGATCCTGATTACGTGCCCAA GTTCGATGAAGCTGGCTCTGATGCCAAGATTGGTCGCAATGCAATGGGTCTCACCCAATCCATCACATTCCTGATCGAGATGCGAGGAATCGGTCTGGCCGACCAAGAATTCCAACGCCGAACTGCCGCTGGCTTGACCATGGCCAGCTCCATCATCGAAACCGCTTCCAACAACGCCCAGAAGGTGTTCAAGACCGTCGAGGGCGGTATCAAAGActtcatcaagtccaaggaacccatcgtcatcaccgaCTCAACAAAGTACAGCACACGAATGTTCCAGATGATCGACTATACGAACGGCTCAATCGTCAAGGTTCCTGTTCAGTTTGCGTCTACTACACCAACTACTGCGAACCTGACTCGCTCTCGGCCGGAATCTTACCTTATCCCTGTTGCTTGGGCTGATATCGCCAAGCGCCTTGAGGTTTCTGGTCTTGAAGTCGAGACTCTTAGTAAGCCCTGGAGCGGTACAGTTGAAGCATTGAATGTTACATCTTCGGAGCTCAGCAGTTCGTACTACGAAGGAGCTGTGCTTGCGACTGTTACAACTGAAACCAAGAAGCGACAGCTGACTTTGCCGGCTGGCAGCTTTCTAGTCAGCACCAGGCAGAAGAACGCGGGACTGGCTCTGAATGCATTAGAACCTGAGAATATTGATTCTTATGCTAGTTTCAACATTATCCCTCttgaagttggagatgaGTATCCTATCTTTAGG AATTATGCCAAATACATCGTTGACGTTCCTTTTCCCCTTCGTCCTTCAAGCCACAATGGAAATTCTAATTTGAAG ATATTCGTTGGATATCGGTTTCGCGGAGTATTGGGACGGCATTCGGTATCTTTTGCCGATCCGCATCTAGCCTCGACTACCCTCCACCAAGCCAAAATACTGCTATTCCAAATCCAGAAGGCCGATGGAGACGATGCTGCCGTGCAGCAGCT CAAGAAACCACTATCCAGCTTTAGCCGTGCTGGTGTTTCAACACTTCacgccaagatcaacagccCTCCACCACGAATTGTCAAAAGTCAAGGATGTTGGCTGGAAACAGAACAAGGTCATCGGATCTTGGATGCATCTTCAGGTGCAGCTGTCGTATCGATCGGACATAATGAGTCAAGAGTCAAAACCGCCAtttcttctcagctggaCCAGGTAGCATATTGCTACAACCCATTCTTCACTACAGAAGCAGCAGAGAAGATTTCTAGTTTCCTGACTGAGTCTACCAATGGGGCTATGTCCAAGGTTTTCATAGTCAGCTCAG GtactgaagctgttgaagcagCGTTAAAAATCGCCCGTCAGTATTTTACAGAGTTACCAACACCACAGCCATCCAGGACGAAGTTCATTGCTCGCAAGCAATCGTATCATGGTAACACGCTTGGGTCTTTGGCAGTAGGAGGCCACAAGGCCCGACGTGGCGTGTACGAACCTATTCTTGCAACCAATGTTTCTCATGTCTCTCCATGCTATCCTTATCGAGAGATGAAAGCGGATGAAACAGAACAGCAATATGCACAACGACTAGCCAAAGAGCTAGATGATGAGTTTCAACGTCTCGGCCCTGACACTGTTTGTGCCTTTATCGCTGAAACAGTATCTGGAACCTCATTAGGCTGTGCACCTCCAGTGCCTGGGTACTTCAAAGCTATCAAAGAAGTATGCGATCGTCACGGTGCTCTTCTGATTATGGATGAAGTCATGTCTGGAATGGGAAGAACAGGCACGCTCCATGCTTGGGAACAAGAAGGTGTAGTGCCAGATCTGCAGACTGTTGCTAAAGGTCTGGGGGCTGGTTACATGCCTGTGGGAGCCTTGCTTGTCGGTAACAAAGTTGCAGACGCTCTTGCTAATGGCTCAGGAGCTTTCTCTCACAGTCAAACTTACCAGGGTCATCCTGTTGCATGTGCAGCCGCGTATGCTGTGCAGACTGTTATGAAGGAAGATAATATGCTGCAGAATGTGCAAGATACGGGCAAAGTACTGGgtgagaagctcaaggagcgACTAGCAGGGCACAAGAATGTGGGAGATGTCCGTGGACGAGGACTTTACTGGGGC TTGGAATTTGTTCGTAACAAAGAGACGAAGGAGCCTTTTGATCTGAGCGAACAAATCGCTGGAAAGCTGCACAAGGCTGGGCTGGGAACCGATCATGGTATTTCATTGATTCCAAGTACCGGCTGCCTCGATGGTGTTCAAGGAGATATGGCGATCGTCTCTCCACCTTTCACAATCACGAAGGAGGAGATCGAGTTGCTAGTTGACAAGGTCGAGAAAGTTGTCACTTCTGTCCTAGGAGCATAG